The Rhododendron vialii isolate Sample 1 chromosome 8a, ASM3025357v1 genome has a window encoding:
- the LOC131298768 gene encoding uncharacterized protein LOC131298768 produces MQISDNSYRSVYVTESNTNATQEGTVSNLTPDLAYGGDATAISLQLRPKRRPIANPTFLRFFSSSNPADFTNADDQNTLPPLPPQSPPWLEGVRESLRYLRMNNSTNNITTTTEASNKDSKPSFEGLRESLRQLPMNNPTTTTEASNEGSKPSFEGLHESLRQLQMNNPTTTTDLPMNNPTTTTEASNEGSKSSFLQMNNPTTTTEASNEGSKPSFEGLHESLRQLQMNNPTTTTTTTTTTTTEASKEGSKPSFEDLHRSLRQLQMNNPITTTTMEASNEGSKPNEGLQMNNPINSNTTTTTIEASNKGSKPSFEGLRESLCQLRMNNPTYNNNNPTNNNNNQQGADLRQSLMEKETESKFVRPLFSISDLRESLTVLRRLKEEKDKKQKCE; encoded by the exons ATGCAGATTTCAGACAATTCCTATCGGTCAGTGTACGTGACTGAATCAAATACAAATGCAACCCAAGAAGGAAC GGTTTCCAACCTCACTCCAGACCTCGCCTATGGCGGCGACGCGACAGCCATATCCCTCCAACTCAGACCTAAACGCAGACCAATCGCAAACCCTACCTTCCTCCGTTTCTTCTCATCATCAAACCCCGCAGACTTCACCAACGCCGATGACCAAAATACCctaccaccactgccaccacaaTCTCCACCCTGGTTGGAGGGCGTCCGCGAGAGCTTACGTTACCTCCGAATGAACAACTCTACCAacaacatcaccaccaccaccgaagcGAGTAACAAAGACAGTAAGCCCTCGTTCGAGGGCCTCCGCGAGAGCTTACGTCAGCTCCCAATGaacaaccccaccaccaccaccgaagcGAGTAACGAAGGCAGCAAGCCCTCGTTCGAGGGTCTCCACGAGAGCTTACGTCAGCTCCAAATGAACaaccctaccaccaccaccgat CTCCCAATGaacaaccccaccaccaccaccgaagcGAGTAACGAAGGCAGCAAGTCCTCGTTCCTCCAAATGAACaaccctaccaccaccaccgaagCGAGTAACGAAGGCAGTAAGCCCTCGTTCGAGGGCCTCCACGAGAGCTTACGTCAGCTCCAAATGAACaaccctaccaccaccaccactactactactaccaccaccaccgaagCGAGTAAAGAAGGCAGTAAGCCCTCGTTCGAGGACCTCCACAGGAGCTTACGTCAGCTCCAAATGAACAaccccatcaccaccaccacaatggaAGCGAGTAACGAAGGCAGTAAGCCGAACGAGGGCCTCCAAATGAACAACCCTATCAACagcaacaccaccaccactaccatcgaAGCGAGTAACAAAGGCAGTAAGCCCTCGTTCGAGGGCCTCCGCGAGAGCTTATGTCAGCTCCGAATGAACAACCCTAcgtacaacaacaacaatcctaccaacaacaacaacaatcaaCAGGGCGCGGATTTGAGGCAGAGCCTCATGGAGAAGGAGACGGAGTCCAAGTTTGTCAGGCCTTTGTTCTCGATCTCGGATTTGAGGGAGAGCCTCACGGTGTTGCGGCGCTTGAAGGAAGAGAAGGACAAGAAGCAGAAGTGTGAGTGA